A part of Aegilops tauschii subsp. strangulata cultivar AL8/78 chromosome 2, Aet v6.0, whole genome shotgun sequence genomic DNA contains:
- the LOC109757902 gene encoding cytochrome P450 89A2 has translation MELLTLLATACCLLLAAVALRRSTRRAHARRTLHRVHDAAVAHRALNKNADAFLDRAEGFFPVVLGTGLRRGVRNETIVTASHGPHWRALRCNLSADVLHPSRVASLAPLQQEAAQALVAGLFAKVQGEAASVVVRGDLNRAAFSLLARMCFGDGVDGHCVESMEREMLDLLATVGELIPVVDGSWLPQLLYRRQLTHLMGALGRQKLMYLPLIDARRRPESRVYRGGGVAYPYVDSLLDLRVPNGEGGGRRALRDDELVCLVSEFLGSGSGSTVACVEWTLAHLVDRPEVQDKLRREIDGTDGGAVTIKSLRRGMPYLNAVVLESLRMHPAAPFMMRGTHGDGAAVVGATMVPNGDGLMVQFVLGDIGRDSKVWTDPDEFRPERFLAGGEAEGVGPLPGPKEVRMLPFGIGHRHCPGTSFAMLQVKCFLAALVREFEWADDDCGSTAGGVDMTELDVFFKVMKKPLSARVMRRSSVK, from the coding sequence ATGGAGCTCCTTACGCTTCTTGCCACTGCTTGCTGCCTCCTCCTAGCTGCCGTAGCTCTCCGGCGAAGCACTAGGCGAGCCCATGCCCGCAGGACCCTCCACCGTGTCCATGACGCCGCTGTGGCCCATCGGGCACTCAACAAGAACGCGGACGCCTTCTTGGACCGTGCTGAAGGCTTCTTCCCCGTTGTCCTCGGCACGGGGCTCCGCCGCGGCGTGCGGAACGAGACGATTGTCACGGCATCCCATGGCCCCCACTGGCGGGCGCTCCGCTGCAACCTCAGCGCCGACGTCCTACACCCGTCCCGCGTCGCTTCACTGGCACCGCTGCAGCAGGAGGCCGCCCAGGCCCTCGTCGCCGGCCTGTTCGCCAAGGTCCAGGGCGAGGCCGCGTCTGTTGTTGTCCGAGGCGACCTGAACCGCGCTGCGTTCTCCCTGTTGGCGCGTATGTGCTtcggcgacggcgtcgacgggCACTGCGTGGAGTCCATGGAGCGCGAGATGCTGGATCTGCTGGCCACCGTCGGGGAGCTCATCCCCGTGGTGGACGGCTCGTGGCTGCCCCAGCTCCTGTACCGGAGGCAGCTCACCCACCTCATGGGCGCCCTCGGCAGGCAGAAGCTGATGTACCTTCCTCTCATCGACGCACGGAGGCGACCTGAATCTCGCGTCTATAGGGGCGGCGGCGTCGCCTATCCGTACGTGGACTCACTCCTTGATCTCCGCGTGCCCaacggcgagggcggcgggcggcgggcgctcAGGGACGACGAGCTCGTGTGCCTCGTATCCGAGTTCCTCGGCAGCGGCTCGGGCTCCACCGTGGCCTGCGTGGAATGGACCCTGGCCCACCTCGTCGACAGACCGGAGGTCCAGGACAAGCTGCGGCGCGAGATTGACGGCACCGACGGAGGCGCGGTCACCATCAAGAGCCTTCGCCGCGGCATGCCGTACCTGAACGCCGTGGTGCTCGAGAGCCTGCGCATGCACCCGGCGGCGCCGTTCATGATGCGCGGGACGCACGGTGACGGAGCCGCGGTGGTGGGCGCGACCATGGTGCCCAACGGCGACGGCTTGATGGTGCAGTTCGTTCTAGGCGACATCGGAAGGGACAGCAAGGTGTGGACGGATCCGGACGAGTTCCGCCCTGAGCGGTTCCTGGCCGGAGGCGAGGCGGAGGGCGTGGGGCCGTTGCCGGGACCCAAGGAGGTGAGGATGCTGCCGTTCGGTATAGGGCATAGGCACTGCCCTGGCACGAGCTTCGCGATGCtgcaggtcaagtgcttcctggcAGCGCTTGTGCGAGAGTTCGAGTGGGCGGATGACGACTGTGGGAGTACGGCTGGTGGAGTCGACATGACGGAGCTGGACGTCTTCTTCAAGGTGATGAAGAAGCCCCTCTCCGCACGTGTCATGCGACGTAGTAGTGTAAAATAA
- the LOC141041413 gene encoding uncharacterized protein, whose protein sequence is MTSPSTPKDKFYKKVTNPYLPEVMQHPQTIEMHEGVVHIRDVQWPRRTGSMEARPKALEQEVFKCQGMVERGINAKHSMMMEFTHDRKLDNDSIGEAIFKLH, encoded by the coding sequence atgacgtctccaagcacACCCAAGGACAAGTTCTACAAGAAGGTCACCAACCCCTACCTTccggaggtgatgcaacaccctcaaaccattgagatgcatgagggggtggtTCACATCCGAGATGTTCAATggccaaggaggaccggaagcatgGAGGCCAGGCCCAAAGCGTTGGAGCAGGAGGtcttcaagtgccaagggatggtggaacgcggaATCAACGCCAAGCACTCTATGATGATGGAATTCACTCATGATCGCAAGCTGGACAACGATAGTATTggagaggccatcttcaagcttcattaG